GGGGCCGTGCCGGCGGCTTTGGTGCCGGCCCGGGAGGCTTTTGTATCTGCCCCGCCTGCGGCCAGAAGGTGCCGCATCAATTGGGAGTTCCTTGCTTTGAAGTCAAGTGCCCCCAGTGTGGCACTGCGATGACCCGGGAACGCTAGATTGGTGGAAAGAGATTACTGGCAGATTTCAAAAATGGCTTTCGACCGTGAAGGTCTTAACATAAAAAAAACATGGAGGTAGGTTATGCCATTCTTTGATGGAACCGGTCCTTGGGGCCGGGGTCCGGGCACCGGCTGGGGCCGCGGCCCCTGTGGCATGGGCCTGGGCCGCGTGTATGGCTGGGGCGGCGGGGGCCGTCTCTGGAGCAGAGGCTGGGGCTGGCGAGGCCGCGGTTGGGGTTATGGCCCTCCGGGCTGGGGATATGCTGGAAGACCCTACCGGGGTTACCGCTTCGGCGGTTGGGGCCCGCCCTGGGGTTTTGATCCCTGGGGGCCCGGCTATACGGGGGGGGGCGCGGCCCCCTACTATTCCACTCCCCAAGAGGAGATGGCTGATCTCAAGGAAGAACAATCGTTCTTACAGAGTCAGTTAGAAGCCATTCAGAAACGCCTGGCCGAACTAGAAGAAACCCAGGCTCAGGAATAATGCGAATTGAGAGGCCCGCACCGACGACCAGCTCGGCAGCGGGCCTCAGTCTAAACTAAGGAAGAGAAAACCGCCGGATGCCGGAGAATCAGGCCGAACCGATAATAGAGACCTATGACTGGGCCCACTTTATTATCCAGAGTATTCCAGTAGGAATCTTTACGGTGGACAGTCAGATGCGGATTACCGATTTTAATCCCCGGGCGGAAGAACTCACCGGTTATCCGCGTTCTGAGGCTTTGGGTAAATTTTGTGCAGATATTCTGCGCAGCAATCTGTGTCATACCGATTGTCCACTCCGGCAGGCCATGGCTCAGAAAACCGCTTTGGAGCGAGAAGCCGTCATTGAAAACCGTGATGGCAAGAAGATTCCGGTTACCCTTTGTACTGCCGCCCTGCGCAATGATCAGGGAGAGTTGCTGGGGGGAGTGGAGACCTTTCGAGACATCACCTTATTAAAGAAGCAGGAGGAAGAACGCCGCAATCTGGTGTCCATGTTTGCCCATGACCTCAAAACTCCGGTAGTGGCTATTGGAGGACTTACCAACCGTCTCCGACGAGGGAAACTTGGACCCCTATCCGACAGCCAAGCTTCCTATCTGGAGACCATCGACCAGGAAATGCAACGCCTGGAAGACCTGATCAACAACTTTTTAGAGTTTGCCCGGCTCCAGTTGCACGAAATCAAACCACTACCGAGCAGCATCCAGGTGGAAAAGGAATGCCAGGAAGTGCTGGCCTTGTTGGAGCCTATAGCGGAGTCCCGGGGAGTTACCCTGATCGCCGAATATCCGGAGGAAATCCTGGTAATTGAAGCCGATCCCCAGCTTTTCCGCAGGGTGTTGGAAAACCTGCTAGAGAATGCCATTAAGTATTCGCGGCCCCAGACCGTGGTTACGCTGACGGTCCAAAGTCTAGACCAGGAGATTGTTTTCCGGGTTCAAGATCAGGGCACCGGGATCCCCCCTGAGGATTTATCGCATCTCTTCGAGATCTTTTTTCGGGGAACGGACCCCAAACGGCCCAGGGGTTTTGGCCTGGGGCTGGCGACGGTTAAGACCATCATCGAGGCCCATGGCGGGAAGATCTGGGTAGAAAGCGAGCCAGGCCGCGGCTCGATATTTTCCTTTTCTTTACCTCGTCTGATGTAGGATTTGCTAGCGGATCGGAGTTATTTGTCGCTATCTCTGGAAGGCATTACGGCTAAAGAGATAACCTGGCAAAATCTCAAAAGTTAATTTCGGCAATGGAATATTTAAAAATCATCAGAAAACCAATCATTCACAAACGATCATAGGTTCATTTTATACTATTGACCTGAAAGAGTATGTGAGGTATAGTAATAACCTTGCTAGATAACAGCAGGGATTCTGGGCCAAGCAAATTGGCAGGGCTCGGCAAGGCAGCTGTAGGGGTTTGATTTGTTGTTTACGGTTATTTTCTATATTTATCATCATTAGGTGATTAAACAAAAAGGAGGAACTACCATGTCGCGGATTGCCATTATGTCTTGCCAAAATGTCAAAGACAAAATGTGTATCGGGTGTATCACCTGTTTCAAGGCCATGAAACGCAAGGACGGCGAGTTCGCCCGTTATAAAGATGACATCGAGGTTGTGGCGATGTGTGATTGCGGCGGCTGCCCCGGCTTGGCCATGCCAAAATTAAACCTGGTCAGGCATATCTGTAACCAAAACGGGGTGGACTTTGACACCTTGCATATCGGCACCTGTCTGGTTAAGGCTACCAAAACCTCGGGCTGTCCCATCGACCTCGATAAGCTCAAGAAAATGATTGAGGAGACGACGGGTAAAGAGGTGGTTATCGGTACACACAATTATTAATCTAAGGAGGTTTTTTTATAAATATTATGCGAGTTTGCATAAGTAGCGAAGGTAATACGCTGGATTCCCGGGTTGATCCCCGATTCGGCCGCTGTAACTATTTTATCCTGGCCGACCCTGACACCATGGAATATCAAGCCTATCCCAACCCGGCGCGCGACGCTATCGGGGGGGCTGGAATTCAAGGGGGGCAATGGGTGGCCAATCAGGGAGTCCAGGTGGTCCTCACCGGACGGGTCGGTCCCAATGCCCAGCAGGTTTTCGCAGCCAGCGGCATTAAGGTGGCCCTGGATGTCGAAGGCACAGTGGGCGAGGTTCTGGAAGCCTTAAAGGCCGGACGTATCGTTCCCCAAGAGATTAACCCCGCCGCAGTGGGACCGGGTATGGGACCAGGGCGAGGTATGGGGGGCGGTCGCGGTATGGGCGGCGGCCGCGGCATGGGCCGCTGCTGGCGGCCCGGTGAACCAGCCTATGGCCCGGGACCTGGTTTTGGGCCTGGACCACCTCCAGCCGGGGGGACCTGGGCACCGTCTACCAGCCAAAACGAGATTTCCCAGCTTCGAGAGGCGGCTCGCAGCATTGAAAAGCAGTTACGACAGATTCAGGCTCGACTTCAAGAATTGGAAAAAAAGAAAACTACTTAGGGTAAATAATTCAATCATAAAGGCCAGGAGGAGGCTATGAGGTAACGGTTGGAGCTTGATTAGCCCTTGATCTGTTAGGTAGCCTTCTCCCTTCCCAATAATTGTTGTTCTACGTCGACAGGGGAGGGCATCTGATGGCGAGTTCCATGAAAATTGTGGTTGTAGGCGGGGTAGCTGCAGGTCCCAAGG
The window above is part of the Deltaproteobacteria bacterium genome. Proteins encoded here:
- a CDS encoding DUF5320 domain-containing protein, with product MPFFDGTGPWGRGPGTGWGRGPCGMGLGRVYGWGGGGRLWSRGWGWRGRGWGYGPPGWGYAGRPYRGYRFGGWGPPWGFDPWGPGYTGGGAAPYYSTPQEEMADLKEEQSFLQSQLEAIQKRLAELEETQAQE
- a CDS encoding PAS domain-containing sensor histidine kinase, with protein sequence MPENQAEPIIETYDWAHFIIQSIPVGIFTVDSQMRITDFNPRAEELTGYPRSEALGKFCADILRSNLCHTDCPLRQAMAQKTALEREAVIENRDGKKIPVTLCTAALRNDQGELLGGVETFRDITLLKKQEEERRNLVSMFAHDLKTPVVAIGGLTNRLRRGKLGPLSDSQASYLETIDQEMQRLEDLINNFLEFARLQLHEIKPLPSSIQVEKECQEVLALLEPIAESRGVTLIAEYPEEILVIEADPQLFRRVLENLLENAIKYSRPQTVVTLTVQSLDQEIVFRVQDQGTGIPPEDLSHLFEIFFRGTDPKRPRGFGLGLATVKTIIEAHGGKIWVESEPGRGSIFSFSLPRLM
- a CDS encoding CGGC domain-containing protein: MSRIAIMSCQNVKDKMCIGCITCFKAMKRKDGEFARYKDDIEVVAMCDCGGCPGLAMPKLNLVRHICNQNGVDFDTLHIGTCLVKATKTSGCPIDLDKLKKMIEETTGKEVVIGTHNY
- a CDS encoding NifB/NifX family molybdenum-iron cluster-binding protein, with the protein product MRVCISSEGNTLDSRVDPRFGRCNYFILADPDTMEYQAYPNPARDAIGGAGIQGGQWVANQGVQVVLTGRVGPNAQQVFAASGIKVALDVEGTVGEVLEALKAGRIVPQEINPAAVGPGMGPGRGMGGGRGMGGGRGMGRCWRPGEPAYGPGPGFGPGPPPAGGTWAPSTSQNEISQLREAARSIEKQLRQIQARLQELEKKKTT